In Epinephelus lanceolatus isolate andai-2023 chromosome 13, ASM4190304v1, whole genome shotgun sequence, the following are encoded in one genomic region:
- the LOC117271278 gene encoding vesicular inhibitory amino acid transporter-like, with product MSVSRAPPRPLDLQGAERLTLQTTRLKMGSLRWARSSGQPWGAAGSLWGWAVSRINLDWTTRLFQGDEEMLILTHSDELNRTYGEDIRLPFDNITNTTNTSSDDTRGNRTSFRRHSLSLTEQVNPSIPASTSTLLQESPAFKETRATAISTGPRTITITSAVSSVDSLCFKNTRNYGKGRRASETQADKMGSNSKENQNQGHKRGSYRLFRGNMHKQRLSEDGEETMEGTSQFCTSLDDERARMSLTNHVQSPDTDTTGVSHSPTITAWEAGWNVTNAIQGIFVLGLPFALVQSGYLGLLLMVLSAWVCNHTGRILVACLYEEEQSGGTMSKVRVRHSYQDIVEACCKGLRPHWPGLGGWMVNVAQVIELLMTCTLYLVVSTSLLSDSLTGVAVPRSVCSLVSLMFLLPCLLLTDLRPVSTLSLLCSLAHILISLLVMLYCLSRASSWTWSTLSLSADPENFLVSVGVIIFSYTSQIFLPPLEGSMEDRGQFNAMLGWTHGAACIMKTLFSLLAVLTWGTETSEVITDNLPSDLRPLVNLCLLAKALLSYPLPFYSAAEILQTCLLGGVSRPALLVRATLLMTSYLLALLVPRFSLLMGLTGSVTGAAMTLILPCLFHLRLQWGCLAVRDRLIDVCILSLGVICSVSGVICSVKRLVGGL from the exons GTTATTTCAGGGGGATGAAGAGATGCTGATTCTGACCCACAGTGACGAGCTGAACAGAACCTATGGTGAGGACATCAGATTGCCTTTTGACAATATCACAAACACAACTAACACAAGCTCTGATGACACCAGAGGAAATAGGACCTCATTCAGAAGACAcagtctgtctctgactgaGCAAGTTAATCCCAGTATCCCAGCATCCACCAGCACCTTACTGCAGGAGAGTCCAGCTTTCAAAGAAACCAGAGCCACTGCCATCTCCACCGGACCCAGAACCATCACTATAACTTCAGCCGTTTCCTCCGTAGACTCCCTTTGCTtcaaaaacacaagaaactATGGCAAAGGAAGACGAGCCTCTGAGACCCAAGCTGACAAGATGGGAAGCAACAGTAAGGAGAACCAGAACCAGGGTCACAAGAGAGGATCCTACAGGCTGTTTAGAGGgaacatgcacaaacagagaCTTTCTGAGGATGGAGAGGAGACCATGGAGGGGACGTCTCAGTTCTGTACCAGCCTTGACGACGAGAGAGCAAGGATGAGTTTGACTAATCATGTTCAGAGCCCCGATACCGACACAACAGGTGTGAGTCATTCTCCCACCATCACTGCCTGGGAGGCTGGCTGGAATGTCACAAATGCTATACAG GGTATCTTTGTGTTGGGTTTACCCTTTGCTCTGGTCCAGTCAGGTTATCTGGGTCTTCTTCTGATGGTTCTGTCAGCTTGGGTCTGCAACCACACAGGGAGGATACTGGTGGCCTGTCTGTATGAAGAGGAGCAAAG TGGTGGCACAATGTCAAAAGTCAGAGTCCGACACAGCTACCAGGACATAGTGGAGGCCTGCTGCAAAGGACTGCGGCCACACTGGCCTGGACTCGGGGGGTGGATGGTTAATGTAGCTCAG GTCATCGAACTGTTGATGACCTGCACCCTGTATCTCGTCGTCTCCACCAGTCTGTTGTCTGACAGTCTCACAGGGGTGGCTGTTCCCAGATCAGTGTGTTCTCTGGTGTCTCTGATGTTCCTGCTGCCCTGCCTGCTGCTGACTGATCTCAGGCCAGTCTCCACTCTAAGCCTGCTGTGCTCCCTGGCTCACATCCTGATCAG CCTGTTGGTCATGCTATACTGTCTGAGTCGAGCCAGCAGCTGGACCTGGTCCACTCTCTCCCTGTCTGCCGACCCGGAGAACTTCCTCGTCTCTGTGGGCGTCATCATCTTCTCCTACACCTCGCAgatcttcctccctcctctagAGGGCAGTATGGAGGACAGAGGGCAGTTTAATGCCATGCTGGGGTGGACTCATGGTGCTGCCTGCATCATGAAAACTCTGTTTTCTTTACTG GCCGTGTTGACGTGGGGCACAGAGACCAGTGAGGTCATCACAGACAACCTGCCCTCTGACCTTCGACCTCTTGTCAACCTGTGTCTGCTGGCTAAAGCCCTGCTGTCCTACCCTCTGCCGTTCTACTCTGCTGCTGAGATACTACAAACCTGCCTGCTTGGAG GTGTGTCTCGCCCAGCCCTGTTGGTCCGTGCCACCTTGCTGATGACATCATACCTACTGGCCCTGCTAGTCCCCAGGTTCTCCCTGTTGATGGGTTTGACGGGCAGCGTGACCGGGGCAGCCATGACACTCATACTGCCGTGCCTGTTTCACCTCAGACTGCAGTGGGGCTGCCTCGCTGTGAGGGACCGGCTGATAGATGTGTGCATACTGAGTCTGGGGGTCATCTGTAGTGTGTCTGGTGTGATTTGTTCAGTGAAGAGACTGGTGGGAGGACTGTAG